CGCGCACGCCATAGTGGATGTAGTTGCCCGCCGCGTCTTTATCCAGTGATTTGGAACCAGACCAGATGGTCAGGTTGCTGGGCGCCAGGTCAGCCGAGCCGCCCAATAACTCAGGCAGCAGTTTACCGTAGGCTTCCAGCGCATTCTGAGAAGCTTTACGGCTGGCAATTTTCGCCGGGTTGACCTGCAACTGCTCAATGAATTTTTGGGCATCCGCCTGCCAATTGGCCGGCAAGTCGCCCGCGGTGCGGCGTTTGAACTCAGCAGCCAGTTCCGGGTAGGCGCCGGCGTAGGCGGCAAACGCTTCATTCCAGGCGGCTTCTTTACGCTGTCCGGCGGCTTTGGCATCCCAGGCGGCGTAAATCTCGGCCGGAATTTCAAACGCCGGATAAGACCAGCCCAGTTGCTCGCGTGATGCGGCCACTTCCGCGTCACCCAACGGCGAGCCGTGAGAATCGTGCGTGCCCGCTTTGTTCGGCGAACCAAAGCCAATCACGGTCTTGCACATCAGCAGCGACGGTTTGTCCGTCACCAGTTGGGCTTGCGCGATGGCGGCTTCGATGGCATCCGTATCGTGACCGTCTACGCCGCGCACCACATGCCAGCCGTAGGCTTCAAAACGGGTAGCGGTGTCATCGGTAAACCAGCCTTCGACGTGGCCGTCGATGGAGATGCCGTTATCATCATAAAACGCGGTCAGTTTGCCGAGCTTCATGGTGCCGGCCAGCGAGCAGACTTCATGGGAAATCCCTTCCATCATGCAGCCGTCCCCCAGAAACGCGTAGGTGTGGTGGTTGACAATTTCATGACCCGGACGGTTGAACTGCGCCGCCAGCGTACGCTCGGCAATCGCCATCCCGATCGCGTTGGCAATCCCCTGCCCCAGCGGGCCGGTGGTGGTTTCGATCCCAGGGGTGTAACCGTATTCCGGGTGGCCCGGGGTTTTGGAGTGCAGTTGGCGGAAGTTTTTGAGCTCTTCGATCGGCAGGTCGTAGCCCGTTAGGTGCAGCAGGCTGTAAATCAGCATGGAGGCGTGACCGTTGGACAGGACGAAGCGATCGCGGTTGGCCCAGTTGGGGTTGGCGGGATTATGGTTCAGGTGATCGCGCCACAACACTTCAGCGATATCCGCCATACCCATCGGTGCGCCCGGATGACCGGATTTGGCTTTTTGCACGCCATCCATACTCAGCGCACGAATAGCATTGGCAAGATCTTTACGAGAGGACATGCTTTACTCCAGATCGGATTGAACAGATGCCTTGTTAGATATATGGTATACTAATCAATACGTTATATAAAAAAGGCAAAGAAAATATGATTACAAATGTACATTAAAATCAAGGTGAATGCACATGGAACCGTGAGCAAAAAAGAGGATTTAATGATTGGCAAATTCACCGTGCTTTTTCCAAACATTCCACAAAGAAATAACACCTCATTTGTTCTGCTCGACAGGCGCGCAATAGCGCATAAATCAGAATTAACATCTAGTTATCTCCACGGTTTTCAGTTACGTTGACGCTGGTTTTTCTGAACACCGGCTGTTTCAATTTAATGATTAACATTTGTAACCACTATCGTCGGGAGATGATGTTATGGCGCTTCATACTTCTACCATTCGTACTTCCACCCTCGCTCTGTGTCTCACAACATTGCTGAGCGGTTGTCAGAATCTTAATACCGATACATTGGTTCAATCCGGCGCTCAGGCATTTCAAGCCGCCACGCTGAATGATGAGCAGGTGAAAGCCTTCAGTAATCAATCCTGCGAGCAAATGGATAAAGAGGCCCAAATCGCGCCCGACAGCAGTACGTACACCAAACGATTGAATAAAATTGCCGATGCGCTGGGCCACGAGATTAACGGTACACCGGCCAATTATAAGGTATATCTGACAAAAGACGTGAACGCGTGGGCGATGGCCAATGGTTGCATCCGCGTCTACAGCGGCCTGATGGATATGATGACCGATAACGAAGTCGAAGGGGTTCTGGGTCACGAGATGGGCCACGTTGCGCTTGGACACACACGTAAAGCAATGCAGGTGGCCTATGCCGCCACGGCAGCACGTACCGCGCTCTCTTCCGCCGGCGGTGTCGCCGCCTCTTTATCACAGTCACAGCTTGCCGATCTGGGTGAAAAGCTGGTTAATGCTCAATTCTCACAGACACAGGAACGCGAAGCCGATGATTATTCATTCGATCTGCTGAAGAAACGCGGCGTTAAACTCGAAGGGCTGGCAACCAGTTTTGAGAAATTGGCCAAATTAGACG
This is a stretch of genomic DNA from Brenneria rubrifaciens. It encodes these proteins:
- a CDS encoding M48 family metallopeptidase; amino-acid sequence: MALHTSTIRTSTLALCLTTLLSGCQNLNTDTLVQSGAQAFQAATLNDEQVKAFSNQSCEQMDKEAQIAPDSSTYTKRLNKIADALGHEINGTPANYKVYLTKDVNAWAMANGCIRVYSGLMDMMTDNEVEGVLGHEMGHVALGHTRKAMQVAYAATAARTALSSAGGVAASLSQSQLADLGEKLVNAQFSQTQEREADDYSFDLLKKRGVKLEGLATSFEKLAKLDEGRQSSLFDSHPSSVERANHIRERIAAEK
- the tkt gene encoding transketolase, which encodes MSSRKDLANAIRALSMDGVQKAKSGHPGAPMGMADIAEVLWRDHLNHNPANPNWANRDRFVLSNGHASMLIYSLLHLTGYDLPIEELKNFRQLHSKTPGHPEYGYTPGIETTTGPLGQGIANAIGMAIAERTLAAQFNRPGHEIVNHHTYAFLGDGCMMEGISHEVCSLAGTMKLGKLTAFYDDNGISIDGHVEGWFTDDTATRFEAYGWHVVRGVDGHDTDAIEAAIAQAQLVTDKPSLLMCKTVIGFGSPNKAGTHDSHGSPLGDAEVAASREQLGWSYPAFEIPAEIYAAWDAKAAGQRKEAAWNEAFAAYAGAYPELAAEFKRRTAGDLPANWQADAQKFIEQLQVNPAKIASRKASQNALEAYGKLLPELLGGSADLAPSNLTIWSGSKSLDKDAAGNYIHYGVREFGMTAIANGIALHGGFLPYTATFLMFVEYARNAVRMAALMKIRSIYVYTHDSIGLGEDGPTHQPVEQLASLRVTPNMSVWRPADQVETAIAWKYAIERQDGPTALILSRQNLAQQERTAQQLADVAKGAYVLKDSGGQPDVILIATGSEVELAVGAYDKLTAAGHKVRVVSMPSTDAFDKQDATYREAVLPKSVSARVAVEASIADYWYKYVGLNGAIVGMTSFGESAPAELLFEEFGFTVDNVVAKAQALLK